Proteins encoded by one window of Erwinia pyrifoliae DSM 12163:
- the gsiB gene encoding glutathione ABC transporter substrate-binding protein GsiB: protein MMNKRTRTVWLTAGLLGSCAALPALAAKDVTIAVASNFTTLDPYDANDTLSQAVAKSFYQGLFGFDKEMKLENVLADSYQASPDGLGYVIRLKKGITFQDGTAFDAAAVKANLDRASNPDNHLKRFNLFKTIASTEVVDANTVKITLRQPFSAFINTLASPAAAMISPAALKKYGKDIAFHPVGTGPYQFVTWNQTDFVKVAKFSGYWKPGYPKLDSITWRPVVDNNTRSAMLQTGEANFAFPIPFEQAKLLEKNSRLNLVASPSIMQRYISFNVTQKPFNDPKVRAAIGYAINRQALAKVAFAGYATPASGIVPPSIQYAQQYATPEYNPAKARQLLKEAGYPNGFTTTLWSSHNHSTAQKVLQFTQQQLAQVGIKVEVTAMDAGQRAAQVEDKGQKESGVRMFYTGWSASTGEANWALTPLFATQSWPPTIFNTAFYSNPQVDKDLSDALNTTDGEKKAALYKDAQDRIWHDQPWAPLVVEKLISANTRNLSGFYVMPDTSFNFDDADLK from the coding sequence ATGATGAATAAGCGTACGCGTACTGTATGGTTAACGGCCGGCCTGCTGGGCAGCTGTGCTGCACTTCCCGCCCTGGCGGCGAAGGATGTCACCATTGCGGTGGCGTCTAACTTCACTACCCTCGATCCTTACGATGCCAACGATACGTTGTCGCAGGCGGTGGCCAAGTCGTTCTATCAGGGGCTGTTCGGCTTTGATAAAGAAATGAAACTGGAAAACGTGCTGGCGGACAGCTATCAGGCCAGCCCGGACGGGCTAGGTTACGTTATCAGGCTGAAGAAGGGGATAACGTTCCAGGACGGCACGGCGTTTGATGCCGCAGCGGTAAAAGCCAACCTCGACCGCGCCAGCAACCCGGATAACCATCTTAAGCGCTTTAACCTGTTTAAAACCATCGCCAGTACCGAAGTGGTCGATGCGAACACGGTGAAAATCACCCTCAGGCAGCCGTTCTCGGCGTTTATTAATACCTTGGCCAGCCCGGCCGCAGCGATGATTTCCCCGGCCGCGCTGAAGAAGTACGGCAAGGATATCGCTTTCCATCCGGTCGGTACCGGTCCGTATCAGTTTGTCACCTGGAATCAGACCGATTTCGTCAAGGTGGCGAAGTTCAGCGGTTACTGGAAACCGGGCTATCCGAAGCTGGACAGCATTACCTGGCGTCCGGTGGTGGATAACAATACCCGTTCCGCAATGCTGCAAACCGGCGAGGCGAACTTTGCCTTCCCGATCCCGTTTGAGCAAGCCAAACTGCTGGAGAAAAACAGCAGGCTGAACCTGGTGGCTTCGCCGTCGATTATGCAGCGCTATATCAGCTTTAATGTCACGCAGAAGCCGTTCAATGACCCGAAGGTGCGCGCGGCGATCGGCTACGCCATTAACCGTCAGGCGCTGGCGAAGGTGGCTTTCGCCGGGTACGCCACCCCGGCCAGCGGCATTGTGCCGCCGTCTATCCAGTACGCGCAGCAGTATGCGACCCCGGAATACAACCCGGCGAAAGCGCGTCAACTCCTGAAAGAAGCAGGCTATCCCAACGGCTTTACCACCACGCTATGGTCTTCGCACAATCACAGTACGGCGCAGAAAGTGCTGCAGTTTACCCAGCAGCAGCTGGCTCAGGTGGGGATCAAGGTAGAAGTGACGGCGATGGATGCCGGTCAGCGAGCGGCTCAGGTGGAAGATAAAGGTCAGAAAGAGAGCGGCGTGCGCATGTTTTATACCGGCTGGTCTGCCTCAACCGGTGAAGCGAACTGGGCGCTGACGCCGCTGTTTGCCACCCAGTCCTGGCCGCCGACCATCTTCAATACCGCCTTTTATAGCAATCCTCAGGTCGATAAAGACTTGAGCGATGCGCTGAATACCACCGACGGTGAGAAAAAAGCCGCGCTGTACAAAGATGCGCAGGATCGTATCTGGCATGACCAGCCCTGGGCGCCGCTGGTGGTAGAAAAGCTGATTTCAGCCAACACCCGCAATTTGAGCGGTTTCTACGTGATGCCGGATACGTCGTTCAACTTTGACGATGCAGATCTGAAGTAA
- the gsiD gene encoding glutathione ABC transporter permease GsiD, whose translation MINWRRNALLSSQPFIYPDRVRTPWREFCRRFRRQHMAMVAAVFVLLLVLIALFAPWLAPFDAENYFDYDRLNEGPSQLHWFGVDALGRDIFSRVLLGSRLSLVAGFFSVAVGAAFGSALGLLAGYYEGWWDRLIMRICDVLFAFPGILLAIAVVAVMGSGMSNVILAVAIFSIPAFARLVRGNTLVLKHLTWIESARSIGASDFTLIVRHILPGTLSSIVVYFTMRIGTSIISAASLSFLGLGAQPPTPEWGAMLNEAQADMVLAPHVAIFPSLAIFFTVLAFNLLGDGLRDALDPKLKV comes from the coding sequence ATGATTAACTGGCGACGTAATGCCTTACTCTCTTCGCAGCCGTTCATTTACCCCGATCGGGTTCGCACCCCCTGGCGCGAGTTCTGTCGGCGTTTTCGCCGTCAGCATATGGCGATGGTGGCTGCGGTGTTCGTGCTGTTGCTTGTCCTGATAGCCCTGTTTGCCCCGTGGCTGGCTCCTTTCGACGCGGAAAACTATTTTGACTACGACCGGTTAAACGAGGGGCCTTCACAGCTGCACTGGTTTGGCGTCGACGCGCTGGGGCGCGATATCTTCAGCCGCGTGCTGTTGGGCAGCCGTCTGTCGCTGGTCGCCGGTTTCTTTTCGGTGGCGGTCGGTGCCGCGTTTGGCAGCGCGCTCGGGCTGCTGGCCGGGTATTATGAAGGCTGGTGGGACCGCCTGATCATGCGTATCTGTGACGTGCTGTTTGCCTTTCCGGGCATTCTGCTGGCCATTGCGGTGGTGGCGGTGATGGGCAGCGGTATGTCGAACGTCATTCTGGCGGTGGCGATTTTCAGTATTCCGGCCTTTGCCCGCCTGGTGCGCGGTAATACTCTGGTGCTGAAACATCTGACCTGGATCGAGTCGGCGCGCAGTATTGGCGCCTCTGATTTCACCCTGATTGTGCGCCATATCCTGCCCGGTACGCTGTCGTCAATCGTCGTTTATTTCACCATGCGCATCGGCACCTCAATCATTTCTGCGGCCAGCCTCTCCTTCCTGGGGCTGGGCGCTCAGCCCCCGACCCCGGAGTGGGGGGCAATGCTGAATGAAGCACAGGCGGATATGGTACTGGCACCGCATGTGGCGATTTTCCCCAGCCTGGCGATTTTCTTTACCGTGCTGGCATTTAATCTGTTGGGAGACGGCTTGCGCGACGCGCTGGATCCGAAACTGAAGGTTTGA
- a CDS encoding aspartate:alanine antiporter produces MNINVADLLSRNYILLLFVVLALGLCLGKLRLGSVQLGNSIGVLVVSLLLGQQHFSINTDALNLGFMLFIFCVGVEAGPNFFSIFFRDGKNYLMLAIVMVSSAMVLALGLGKLFGWDIGLTAGMLAGSMTSTPVLVGAGDTLRQTLTDGKSLSLAQDHLSLGYALTYLIGLVSLIFGARYLPKLQHQDLPTSAQQIARERGLDPDSKRKVYLPVIRAYRVGPELVAWSDGKNLRELGIYRQTGCYIERIRRNGILANPDGDAVLQPGDEISLVGYPDAHARLDPSFRNGKEVFDRDLLDMRIVNEEIVVKNNNAVNRRLSHLKLTDHGCFLNRVIRSQIEMPIDDSIILNKGDVLHISGEAKRVKSVADRIGFISIHSQVTDLLAFCAFFIVGLMIGMITFQFSNFNFGIGNAAGLLFAGIMLGFLRANHPTFGYIPQGALTMVKEFGLMVFMAGVGLSAGSGINQGLGETGLLMLGAGIVVSLVPVIICFLFGAWVLKMNRALLFGAIMGARTCAPAMEIISDTARSNIPALGYAGTYAIANVLLTLAGTLIVIIWPMLGG; encoded by the coding sequence GTGAATATAAACGTTGCAGATTTGTTAAGTCGCAATTACATCCTGTTGTTATTCGTCGTACTGGCGCTGGGGTTATGCTTAGGCAAACTTCGGTTAGGTTCCGTCCAACTCGGTAACTCTATTGGCGTTCTGGTCGTCTCGTTACTGCTTGGTCAACAGCACTTTTCCATTAATACTGACGCCCTCAACCTGGGCTTTATGTTATTTATCTTTTGCGTGGGCGTTGAAGCCGGGCCGAACTTCTTTTCTATTTTCTTCCGCGATGGCAAAAACTACCTGATGCTGGCGATCGTCATGGTCAGCAGCGCAATGGTGCTGGCTCTTGGGCTGGGTAAGCTGTTCGGCTGGGATATTGGTCTGACTGCCGGGATGCTGGCCGGGTCGATGACGTCCACCCCGGTACTGGTGGGCGCTGGCGATACCCTGCGCCAGACGCTGACCGACGGCAAAAGCCTGAGCCTGGCTCAGGATCATCTCAGCCTGGGCTACGCACTTACCTACCTGATTGGCCTGGTCAGTTTGATTTTTGGCGCACGTTACCTGCCGAAATTACAGCATCAGGATTTGCCGACCAGCGCACAGCAGATCGCCCGCGAGCGCGGGCTGGATCCAGACAGTAAACGTAAAGTCTACCTGCCAGTGATCCGCGCCTATCGCGTAGGCCCGGAACTGGTGGCCTGGAGCGATGGGAAAAATCTGCGTGAGCTGGGCATCTATCGCCAGACCGGTTGTTACATCGAACGTATTCGCCGTAACGGTATTCTGGCTAATCCGGATGGCGATGCCGTGTTACAGCCCGGCGATGAAATCTCGCTGGTCGGCTACCCCGACGCCCATGCGCGCCTCGATCCCAGCTTCCGCAATGGAAAAGAGGTCTTTGATCGCGACCTGCTGGATATGCGCATTGTCAATGAAGAGATTGTGGTAAAAAACAACAATGCGGTTAACCGACGCCTGAGTCATCTTAAGCTGACCGATCACGGCTGTTTCCTTAACAGGGTGATCCGTAGCCAGATTGAAATGCCGATTGATGACAGCATCATTCTTAATAAGGGCGATGTGCTGCACATAAGCGGAGAAGCCAAACGCGTCAAATCCGTCGCGGACCGCATCGGCTTTATCTCCATTCACAGCCAGGTTACTGACCTGCTGGCATTCTGCGCCTTCTTTATTGTTGGCCTGATGATTGGCATGATCACCTTCCAGTTCAGCAACTTCAATTTTGGTATCGGCAATGCCGCTGGCCTGCTGTTCGCCGGAATTATGCTTGGCTTCCTGCGTGCCAACCATCCCACCTTTGGCTATATTCCACAGGGCGCCCTGACCATGGTGAAGGAGTTTGGACTCATGGTGTTTATGGCAGGGGTCGGTTTGAGCGCCGGTAGCGGCATCAACCAAGGGCTGGGCGAAACCGGTTTGCTGATGCTTGGCGCGGGGATAGTGGTGAGCCTGGTTCCGGTGATAATCTGTTTCCTGTTTGGTGCCTGGGTACTGAAAATGAACCGCGCTCTACTGTTTGGCGCAATCATGGGCGCCCGTACCTGCGCCCCGGCGATGGAAATTATCAGCGATACCGCGCGCAGTAATATTCCGGCACTCGGTTATGCCGGAACTTACGCAATTGCTAACGTGCTACTCACCCTGGCGGGTACGCTGATCGTCATCATATGGCCGATGCTGGGGGGCTAG
- a CDS encoding HAAAP family serine/threonine permease, which yields MDTSQTAVLAPEATQDASTWRKTDTMWMLGLYGTAIGAGVLFLPINAGIGGLIPLVIMALLAFPMTFFAHRGLCRFVLSGRKPGEDITEVVEEHFGVGAGKLITLLYFFAIYPILLVYSVAITNTVESFMTHQLQIQAPPRALLSLILIIGLMTIVRFGKEIIVKTMSVLVYPFVLVLMLLALYLIPHWSSAIFDNVSLEGSGKGLMMTLWLAIPVMVFSFNHSPIISAFAVAKREEYGDQAEPKCSRILARSHIMMVATVMFFVFSCVLSLTPENLAEAKSQNISILSYLANHFNTPLMAWLAPIIAMVAITKSFLGHYLGAREGFNGTVNKMLRSRGKTIAEQKLNRFTAVFMLVTTWIVATLDPSILGLIESLGGPIIAVLLFLMPMYAINKVPAMRQYSGKLSNVFVVLVGLVAISAVAWNLA from the coding sequence ATGGATACATCCCAAACGGCGGTGCTGGCCCCCGAAGCAACCCAGGATGCCAGCACATGGCGTAAAACCGATACCATGTGGATGCTGGGTCTGTACGGCACCGCCATTGGTGCCGGCGTGTTGTTCCTGCCGATTAATGCCGGCATCGGTGGCCTGATCCCGCTGGTGATTATGGCGCTACTGGCCTTCCCAATGACCTTTTTTGCTCACCGGGGGCTGTGCCGCTTCGTGCTTTCCGGACGTAAACCCGGCGAAGATATTACCGAAGTGGTTGAAGAGCATTTTGGCGTCGGTGCAGGTAAACTCATCACCCTGCTCTACTTCTTTGCTATCTACCCCATTCTGCTGGTGTACAGCGTTGCCATTACCAATACGGTTGAAAGCTTTATGACTCATCAGCTACAGATTCAGGCTCCGCCGCGTGCGCTGCTGTCACTGATTCTGATTATTGGCCTGATGACCATTGTGCGTTTCGGCAAAGAGATCATCGTCAAGACCATGAGCGTACTGGTTTATCCGTTTGTTCTGGTGCTGATGCTGCTGGCGCTGTATCTGATCCCCCACTGGAGTAGCGCGATTTTTGACAACGTCAGCCTGGAAGGCAGCGGCAAAGGTTTGATGATGACCCTGTGGCTGGCCATTCCGGTGATGGTGTTCTCTTTTAATCACTCGCCGATTATCTCCGCCTTTGCCGTGGCCAAGCGCGAAGAGTACGGCGACCAGGCGGAACCAAAGTGCTCTCGTATCCTGGCGCGCAGTCATATCATGATGGTTGCCACGGTGATGTTCTTCGTTTTCAGCTGCGTACTGAGCCTCACGCCGGAAAACCTGGCGGAAGCCAAATCACAGAACATTTCCATTCTGTCCTACCTGGCAAACCACTTTAATACGCCGCTGATGGCATGGCTGGCACCCATTATCGCTATGGTAGCCATTACCAAATCCTTCCTCGGCCACTATCTGGGCGCGCGTGAAGGCTTCAACGGTACGGTTAACAAGATGCTGCGCAGCCGGGGTAAAACCATTGCGGAGCAGAAGCTTAATCGCTTTACCGCAGTGTTTATGCTGGTAACCACATGGATTGTGGCAACGCTGGACCCGAGCATTCTGGGTTTGATTGAAAGTTTGGGCGGCCCGATTATCGCGGTGCTGCTGTTCCTGATGCCCATGTATGCCATCAACAAGGTTCCGGCTATGCGTCAGTACAGCGGTAAGCTGAGCAACGTATTTGTTGTGCTGGTCGGCCTGGTGGCGATTTCTGCGGTGGCCTGGAACCTGGCCTGA
- the gsiA gene encoding glutathione ABC transporter ATP-binding protein GsiA: MSAFSHQDKVLSVRDLSVSFTREGQHIQAVKNLSLDVHAGETLAIVGESGSGKSVTSLALMRLVEQGGGTLDSGSIWFHRRQQPPVDLATLTQSQLRRIRGADMAMIFQEPMTSLNPVFSVGEQIAESIRLHQGKNHAGALAEARRMLDLVRIPEAKNVLSRYPHQLSGGMRQRVMIAMALSCRPALLIADEPTTALDVTIQAQILQLIRVLQKEMRMGVIFITHDMGVVAEMADRVQVMYRGDVVESGSVEAIFSRPQQPYTRALLAAVPKLGEMAGRDLPAKFPLTDTGVTATEVPQDTVDRQKAPILQVRDLVTRFDIRSGIFNRVKRRVHAVEKVSFDLRAGETLALVGESGCGKSTTGRSLLRLVASQGGSITFNGQRIDRLSGPALSHVRRDIQFIFQDPYASLDPRLTVGYSIMEPLLIHGIARGQEAEQRVASLLERVGLLAEHARRYPHEFSGGQRQRICIARALALNPKVVIADEAVSALDVSVQAQIINLMLDLQREFGIAFLFISHDMAVVERISHRVAVMYLGQIVEIGPRQAVFEHPQHPYTRKLMASVPVADPAHRRRERALLVDEIPSPIRALGDEPAVDPLIEVGVGHFVARHAISRA; this comes from the coding sequence ATGAGCGCGTTTTCACATCAGGACAAGGTCTTGTCGGTACGCGATCTGAGCGTCAGCTTTACGCGTGAAGGTCAGCACATTCAGGCGGTGAAAAATCTGTCGCTGGACGTACATGCCGGTGAAACGCTGGCGATTGTCGGCGAGTCCGGCTCCGGCAAATCAGTAACATCCCTGGCGCTGATGCGGCTGGTGGAGCAGGGAGGCGGCACCCTCGACAGCGGCAGCATATGGTTCCACCGCCGACAGCAGCCGCCGGTTGACCTTGCCACTTTGACTCAGTCGCAGCTGCGCAGGATACGTGGCGCTGATATGGCGATGATTTTCCAGGAACCGATGACCTCGCTTAACCCGGTCTTTTCGGTTGGCGAGCAGATCGCCGAGTCCATTCGCCTGCATCAGGGAAAAAACCATGCCGGGGCGCTGGCCGAGGCGCGGCGTATGCTCGATCTGGTGCGCATTCCGGAAGCCAAAAATGTGCTGTCGCGCTACCCACACCAGCTGTCCGGCGGCATGCGTCAGCGGGTGATGATCGCTATGGCGCTCTCCTGCCGTCCGGCGTTGCTTATCGCTGACGAGCCGACCACCGCGCTGGATGTCACCATTCAGGCGCAAATTTTGCAACTGATCCGCGTGCTGCAAAAAGAGATGCGGATGGGGGTCATTTTCATTACCCACGACATGGGCGTGGTGGCAGAGATGGCGGATCGGGTACAGGTGATGTATCGCGGTGACGTGGTGGAAAGCGGCAGCGTGGAGGCAATTTTTAGCCGACCCCAACAGCCGTACACGCGTGCGCTGCTGGCGGCGGTCCCTAAACTCGGGGAAATGGCCGGGCGCGATCTGCCCGCGAAATTTCCACTGACCGATACTGGCGTCACGGCGACGGAAGTGCCGCAGGATACGGTCGACAGGCAGAAAGCCCCCATCCTTCAGGTGCGTGACCTGGTGACCCGTTTTGACATACGCAGCGGTATTTTCAACCGGGTGAAGCGCCGGGTGCACGCCGTAGAGAAGGTCAGCTTCGATCTGCGCGCCGGTGAAACGCTGGCGCTGGTCGGGGAATCCGGCTGCGGCAAGTCCACCACCGGGCGCTCTTTGCTGCGACTGGTGGCGAGCCAGGGCGGCAGCATTACCTTTAATGGTCAGCGCATTGACCGTTTATCCGGCCCGGCGCTGTCGCATGTACGCCGTGATATCCAGTTTATTTTTCAGGACCCGTATGCCTCGCTCGATCCCCGCCTGACCGTCGGTTATTCAATCATGGAACCGCTGCTGATTCATGGTATTGCCCGGGGACAAGAAGCGGAGCAGCGGGTGGCAAGCCTGCTGGAGCGCGTCGGGTTGCTGGCGGAACATGCGCGGCGTTATCCGCATGAGTTCTCCGGCGGCCAGCGTCAGCGCATCTGCATTGCGCGCGCGCTGGCGCTTAACCCAAAAGTGGTGATTGCCGATGAAGCCGTATCGGCGCTGGACGTCTCGGTTCAGGCGCAGATCATTAATCTGATGCTCGATTTACAGCGCGAATTTGGCATCGCATTTTTGTTTATCTCCCACGATATGGCGGTGGTGGAGCGTATCAGCCACCGGGTGGCGGTGATGTATCTTGGGCAGATCGTGGAGATCGGGCCGCGTCAGGCGGTATTTGAGCATCCTCAACACCCCTATACCCGTAAGCTGATGGCGTCGGTGCCGGTAGCCGATCCGGCTCACCGTCGACGTGAACGAGCACTGTTAGTTGATGAAATACCCAGTCCGATTCGCGCCCTGGGCGACGAACCGGCAGTGGATCCGTTGATAGAAGTCGGTGTCGGGCATTTTGTGGCGCGCCACGCGATTAGCCGGGCCTGA
- a CDS encoding phosphatase PAP2 family protein, translated as MKLSIIVNRSQTAHDIQRYPLYPLPFRFYLKQFVLLVLTALVFIWLSRSGNWDMALSRLWYDPLTHRFPLKDNRWLDVVNHRLLKDMLIGFGILLLLAGCLRRQPRWVLVALMMGIGPLVVGILKACSAHSCPWDLLQFGGKAVSYPLFGSVPANSGPGRCLPGGHASSGFSAMALFFLFYPRRPCLAVMCWWMAVTIGLVMGFGQVMRGAHFLSHNLWSAWWVWLTQCVTFGCVTHLLKRRGIAPDRSLQTVAVSQH; from the coding sequence ATGAAACTGTCAATCATTGTTAACAGAAGCCAAACGGCGCACGACATTCAGCGCTATCCCCTTTACCCGTTACCCTTCCGCTTTTATCTTAAGCAGTTCGTGCTACTGGTGCTGACCGCCCTGGTTTTTATCTGGCTGTCGCGCAGCGGGAACTGGGATATGGCGCTTAGCCGTCTGTGGTACGACCCGCTCACTCACCGCTTCCCGTTGAAGGATAACCGCTGGCTGGATGTGGTCAACCATCGCCTGCTCAAAGATATGCTGATAGGTTTCGGCATCCTGCTGCTGCTGGCCGGTTGCCTGCGCCGCCAGCCGCGCTGGGTGCTGGTAGCCCTGATGATGGGGATCGGCCCGCTGGTGGTCGGAATATTAAAGGCCTGCAGCGCGCACTCCTGTCCGTGGGACCTGCTGCAGTTCGGCGGCAAAGCCGTCTCTTATCCGCTGTTCGGCAGCGTGCCTGCTAACAGTGGGCCGGGTCGCTGCTTACCGGGCGGGCACGCATCCAGCGGTTTTAGCGCCATGGCGCTGTTTTTTCTGTTCTACCCGCGCCGCCCGTGCCTTGCCGTCATGTGCTGGTGGATGGCGGTAACCATCGGGCTGGTAATGGGTTTTGGTCAGGTGATGCGAGGCGCGCACTTTTTGTCGCATAATCTGTGGTCGGCATGGTGGGTATGGCTGACACAATGTGTCACTTTCGGGTGCGTTACGCATCTGCTTAAAAGACGAGGAATTGCCCCTGATAGAAGCCTTCAAACGGTCGCTGTTTCTCAGCATTAG
- a CDS encoding serine hydrolase produces the protein MKKKTRLSTGVMTLVTTYSLLLLTLSCARAQQMPAAPQIDAKAWILMDYSSSKVLAESNADLRLDPASLTKMMSSYVIGQALKAGKIGKDDLVTVGKDAWATGNPVLKGSSLMFLKPGDHIAVSELNKGIVIQSGNDASIALADYVAGSQDAFVGLMNNYVQALGLKNTHFKTVHGLDASGQYSTARDMALIGQALIRDVPDEYALHKEKVFTFNNIRQYNRNRLLWSTSLQVDGIKTGHTSGAGNNLVASAVDGDRRMISVVLGAATDAIRFRESEKLLTWGLRNFETVTPVKAGKAFVTQRVWYGDRQKVNLGVAQDAAITLPHGQMKNLKASFTLSQPQLTAPLAKNQVVGTLDFQLNGQTVEQRPLVVLEAVNEGGLFSRIWDFVVMKMNSWFGQWFS, from the coding sequence ATGAAGAAAAAAACGCGCCTTTCTACCGGTGTGATGACACTGGTCACTACCTATTCACTGTTATTGCTAACGCTCTCTTGCGCCCGTGCGCAACAGATGCCCGCCGCGCCGCAAATTGATGCCAAAGCCTGGATCCTGATGGACTACAGCAGCAGCAAAGTGCTGGCGGAATCCAACGCCGATTTGCGTCTCGATCCGGCCAGCCTGACGAAAATGATGTCCAGCTATGTTATCGGCCAGGCGCTAAAAGCGGGCAAGATTGGCAAGGATGATCTGGTCACCGTAGGGAAAGATGCCTGGGCCACCGGTAACCCGGTCTTAAAAGGTTCCTCCCTGATGTTCCTCAAACCCGGTGACCATATTGCGGTTTCCGAACTTAACAAAGGCATTGTTATCCAGTCCGGAAATGATGCCAGTATTGCCCTGGCTGACTATGTCGCCGGCAGTCAGGACGCATTTGTCGGCCTGATGAACAATTATGTGCAGGCGCTGGGGCTGAAAAATACCCATTTCAAAACCGTGCACGGCCTTGATGCCAGCGGGCAGTACAGCACCGCACGGGACATGGCGCTGATTGGCCAGGCGCTGATCCGCGACGTACCGGACGAGTATGCGCTGCATAAAGAAAAAGTATTTACCTTCAACAACATTCGCCAGTACAACCGAAACCGCCTTTTGTGGAGCACCAGCCTGCAGGTTGACGGTATCAAAACCGGGCATACCTCCGGAGCGGGCAACAACCTTGTCGCTTCGGCGGTCGATGGCGATCGGCGCATGATTTCCGTGGTGCTGGGGGCGGCAACCGATGCGATCCGCTTTCGCGAAAGCGAGAAACTGCTGACCTGGGGATTGCGCAATTTCGAAACCGTGACGCCGGTTAAAGCAGGAAAGGCTTTTGTTACTCAGCGCGTCTGGTATGGCGATCGTCAGAAGGTCAATCTCGGCGTTGCGCAAGACGCCGCGATCACGCTGCCTCACGGGCAGATGAAGAACCTGAAAGCCAGCTTCACGCTAAGTCAGCCGCAGCTGACCGCTCCGCTGGCGAAAAACCAGGTGGTAGGAACCCTTGATTTTCAGCTGAATGGCCAGACCGTTGAGCAGCGCCCGCTGGTGGTGCTGGAGGCGGTGAACGAGGGGGGATTGTTTAGCCGAATCTGGGATTTCGTGGTAATGAAGATGAACAGCTGGTTCGGCCAGTGGTTCTCATGA
- the gsiC gene encoding glutathione ABC transporter permease GsiC: MLNYFLKRLLGLIPTLLIVAVLVFLFVHLLPGDPARLIAGREADAEVVAMVRQQLGLDLPLPQQFWRYITRALQGDFGVSMVSKRPVSAEIAQRFLPTLGLTLTSMLWSVLIGMAIGVVSAVWRNRWPDRLGMTLAVSGISFPAFALGILLMQVFSVQLGWLPTVGADSWQHYILPSITLGAAVAAVMARFTRASFVEVVQEDYMRTARAKGVPEAVVMVKHGLRNAMIPVVTMMGLQFGFLLGGSIVVEVVFNWPGLGRLLVDSVAMRDYPVIQAEVLLFSLEFILINLLVDMLYAAINPAIRYQ; encoded by the coding sequence ATGCTTAATTATTTTCTCAAAAGACTGCTTGGCCTGATCCCCACACTGCTGATTGTTGCCGTGCTGGTATTTCTGTTTGTGCACCTGCTGCCGGGCGATCCGGCGCGACTGATTGCCGGACGCGAAGCCGATGCTGAAGTGGTGGCGATGGTGCGCCAGCAGTTAGGGCTGGATTTGCCGCTGCCGCAGCAGTTCTGGCGTTATATCACCCGTGCGTTACAGGGGGATTTTGGCGTTTCAATGGTGTCGAAACGGCCGGTTTCTGCCGAAATCGCGCAACGATTTTTGCCCACGCTGGGTCTTACACTGACCAGCATGCTGTGGTCAGTTCTGATCGGCATGGCCATTGGAGTCGTTTCCGCCGTGTGGCGCAACCGTTGGCCCGATCGTTTAGGAATGACGCTGGCGGTATCGGGCATTTCGTTCCCGGCTTTCGCCCTGGGCATTCTGCTGATGCAGGTGTTCTCCGTACAGCTTGGCTGGCTGCCAACCGTGGGAGCCGATAGCTGGCAACACTATATCCTGCCTTCCATTACCCTGGGTGCGGCGGTAGCGGCGGTGATGGCGCGCTTTACCCGAGCCTCATTTGTTGAGGTTGTACAGGAAGACTATATGCGTACCGCGCGGGCGAAGGGGGTGCCTGAAGCGGTGGTGATGGTGAAGCATGGTCTGCGTAATGCTATGATCCCGGTCGTCACCATGATGGGCCTGCAATTTGGTTTTCTGCTGGGTGGTTCTATCGTCGTCGAAGTGGTGTTTAACTGGCCTGGCCTGGGGCGGTTGCTGGTGGACTCGGTAGCGATGCGCGATTATCCGGTGATTCAGGCCGAAGTGCTGCTGTTTTCACTGGAATTTATTCTGATTAATCTGCTGGTCGATATGCTGTATGCGGCGATCAATCCAGCCATTCGCTACCAGTAA